The region CGTGTGGATGTCCCGTGTGGATCCGTTCTCCGATGTCCCATCACGCTGGTCGGTATACACTAAACCGGCAGGTCGGCTTACAAGCTTCGTTTCACAGGATTGACTGAGATGGAGTGAGCATTGTGCCGGAGCTATTCACACGTAAACGGCATGCTGACCAGGGTGCATGTGTGTGCGACACCACTTTCTGCCAGGCATGTTAAACCAAAAGATGTGCACGGAGACGAAACCTATACCGCTGTCTTTCTACGCCTCGTTCACTTCCGCTGCGGCCCGGATGCCCGATCGCAGCGCCCCCTCCATCGTCGCGCGAAGCACCGAGGTGTGCTCGCCGGCAAAGTGAATCCGCCCGTGTGGCCGCTGAAGCGCCTCAAGGTGCCCGGTCACGTCACCAGGGCCCGGCCACGACCATGCCCCGAGGGCATAAGGATCCTCGCTCCAAGACTTCACAACCCCTCCCTCCTGAAACTCGCGGATCCGGGGATGGAGCTTTTCTATCTGGTCAAGTGCTACCTCCGTGATCTGCGCGTTGGGCCGACCGGCCAGCTGCTCGGCCACCACCCCGCTGATGAACGCCTCTAAAACGGAACGCTGATCGGGGCCCCCAGCGTCCGAATAGGGCTGCCGGTCGATGCGGCCGACCGGAAGATCGGTATACGCCGACCCGGTAACCCCGTCCTCGTGCCAAAATCCCTGCTGGACCTGGAACTGTACCCGGAGCACTCGGGCGTAGGGCAAGTCCCTGAGAGCAGCCTGCTTCTCGCTGCGCAGCTGCGGCTCCACCTGTAGGCCCTGCATCACAGGCGCCGGAACGGTGCAAATCGCCTGATCGGCTTGAAGGCTTACAGGGCGGCCTCCCTGCTTGGCCTGGACTTCGACTCCCTGCCCTGTGTCCCGTAGGGCCTGGGCCTCCACGCCATAGCGGACATGCCGGCCGAGCCGACGGGCCATTGCCTCCGGCAGGCGGTCGTTGCCGCCCTCTAAAACGAAGGGCGCCCCGCCCATAAACAGCCCAAAGTCAGACACCGCCGAGGAGAGAGCCGAACTGGTCCCTACTGCGGAGCCAAACCACTGGGTGTCGCGGATCAGGTGAGTAGCTCCTTCGCTTGCGCCCTGCTCGCGCATGTACTCGCCCAGGGTCATCTTGTCGAGACCCGCGAGGGGCGGCTCGTTCCAGCTCTGGGGCTTGGCGATTGCTTTTGGCAACGTCCCGAAGAGATACTTTTTCATGATCCCCACCGGGCCCAGATTCTGCTCCTCTTCGGTCAGGTCGTAGGGCCAGTCGGGCTGCTCATTCGGGCCAGCCGCAAAGCGCTCTCCCTTCAGGTGATAAAGCTTCGGGAGGTCCGGCTGGGCCCACTCGGCCCGTTCCAGCTCCAGCTCGTCGATGTACCGATTCGCCTCGGCGTACGTCTTCGAGAAGCCTGCGGCCCCAACCTCCGCGTGGAGGCCAGGAGCGAACGGGTCTCGGAGCGTTTGGACCCGGCCGCCAGGGCGGGTCCTCGCCTCCAGGACTGTCACCTCGTGGCCCGCCTCGCCGAGCTCCCAGGCAGCGGCTAGCCCAGCAAGGCCCGCCCCGACGACGATCACGTCCTGGGGTGCCGACGTCGGAGATAGCGGCGCCTGTGGGATGGAGGTCGGATCGGAGGCGGCCCACGCCCTGGGCACATACAGCCCGAGGCCCGCCGCCCCGGCCCCGACCGTGAGCTGCTGAAGAAAGCGGCGCCGGGAGGAGCCGTGG is a window of Salinibacter grassmerensis DNA encoding:
- a CDS encoding FAD-dependent oxidoreductase — encoded protein: MFSASERQDPHGSSRRRFLQQLTVGAGAAGLGLYVPRAWAASDPTSIPQAPLSPTSAPQDVIVVGAGLAGLAAAWELGEAGHEVTVLEARTRPGGRVQTLRDPFAPGLHAEVGAAGFSKTYAEANRYIDELELERAEWAQPDLPKLYHLKGERFAAGPNEQPDWPYDLTEEEQNLGPVGIMKKYLFGTLPKAIAKPQSWNEPPLAGLDKMTLGEYMREQGASEGATHLIRDTQWFGSAVGTSSALSSAVSDFGLFMGGAPFVLEGGNDRLPEAMARRLGRHVRYGVEAQALRDTGQGVEVQAKQGGRPVSLQADQAICTVPAPVMQGLQVEPQLRSEKQAALRDLPYARVLRVQFQVQQGFWHEDGVTGSAYTDLPVGRIDRQPYSDAGGPDQRSVLEAFISGVVAEQLAGRPNAQITEVALDQIEKLHPRIREFQEGGVVKSWSEDPYALGAWSWPGPGDVTGHLEALQRPHGRIHFAGEHTSVLRATMEGALRSGIRAAAEVNEA